A single genomic interval of Haloterrigena salifodinae harbors:
- a CDS encoding zinc ribbon domain-containing protein: MTILLLGAVLLLCLLPSLVFLGFWYGLGRMQRSSMLARTSARAGESDPAVTWNDVVDAYADPQQSLISTSVSSRSASRDDRCPTCATETDSVGSFCHGCLRKLE, translated from the coding sequence ATGACCATCCTCCTCCTCGGGGCAGTCCTGTTGCTCTGCCTCCTGCCGTCGCTCGTCTTCCTCGGATTCTGGTACGGACTGGGTCGCATGCAACGGAGTTCGATGCTCGCCCGAACGAGCGCCCGTGCGGGCGAATCCGATCCAGCGGTTACGTGGAACGACGTCGTCGACGCGTACGCGGACCCACAGCAGAGTCTCATTTCGACATCGGTCTCCTCACGGTCGGCGAGTCGCGACGATCGCTGTCCGACGTGCGCGACGGAAACCGACTCGGTCGGCTCGTTCTGTCACGGGTGTCTGCGAAAACTCGAGTGA
- a CDS encoding DNA topoisomerase VI subunit B: protein MTSFQSTLGDEAGIAEELAENQQAISIAEFFEKNKHMLGFDSGARGLVTAVKEAVDNALDAAEESGILPDIYVEIEEAGDYYRLIVEDNGPGITKESLPKVFGKLLYGSRFHAREQSRGQQGIGISAAVLYSQLTSGKPAKITSRTQGSSEAEYFELIVDTDSNEPEISVAETTSWDRPHGTRIELEMEANMRARQQLHDYIKHTAVVNPHARLELREPQEHFKFERATDQLPEETEEIRPHPHGVELGTVMKMLTSTDSQTVSGFLQEEFTRVGKKTADSIIDEFRDRHYGREMRWRPPTEHEDVDLEAAVSEATANKGADATAAFADVIAERVDETDRIAHHELLAVVDSAADEVEAEHGTTFGDTVRENAVEAVWLALIDARSEADAAGETADEPVESRLVADCYELADEATSTRKDDEVIRAFADRLAAKFDDELEGGEGEDGNVRHRLTRKRLRAHVDRAADLTEEYDDVSFGDTARENITEAVWDVMATVPDDPPLVRELAGDRDAASDLVDGMRATDIMAPPTRCLSPISEELISAGLEKEFDADFYASATRDAEVHGGDPFIVEAGIAYGGDLESEGSVNVMRFANRVPLVYQRGACATTDVVKSIGWRNYGLDQPGGSGLPKGPAVIMIHVASTNVPFTSESKDAVANVPEIEDEIELAIREAARELKSYLNKRRSMQQRRKKQNVLGTILPEMAEKVAEVTGRDEPDIGDAIARIMNNVLVERSVKENGDGQAVSVTVENNSNTNESLEITDIVSDEPTSLPDDATVVEMDGEWFVKWEPEVSSDDEATLEYEVADGAECSLDVKGVESEKLTVKQ, encoded by the coding sequence ATGACGTCGTTTCAGTCGACACTCGGTGACGAGGCGGGGATCGCCGAGGAGCTGGCCGAGAACCAGCAAGCGATCTCCATCGCCGAGTTCTTCGAGAAGAACAAGCACATGCTCGGCTTCGACAGCGGTGCTCGAGGCCTCGTCACGGCCGTCAAAGAGGCCGTCGACAACGCTCTGGACGCCGCCGAGGAGTCGGGTATTCTCCCGGATATCTACGTCGAGATCGAGGAGGCCGGCGACTACTACCGGCTGATCGTCGAGGACAACGGGCCGGGGATCACGAAGGAGTCGCTCCCGAAGGTCTTTGGGAAACTGCTCTACGGCTCCCGGTTCCACGCCCGCGAACAGTCCCGCGGCCAGCAGGGAATCGGGATTTCCGCCGCCGTCCTCTACTCTCAACTGACGAGCGGGAAACCCGCCAAGATCACCAGCCGAACCCAGGGCTCGAGCGAGGCCGAGTACTTCGAACTCATCGTCGACACCGACAGCAACGAGCCCGAGATCAGCGTCGCGGAGACCACCTCCTGGGACCGCCCTCACGGGACGCGCATCGAACTCGAGATGGAGGCGAACATGCGCGCCCGCCAGCAGCTCCACGACTACATCAAGCACACGGCGGTCGTCAACCCCCACGCGCGTCTCGAACTCCGCGAACCGCAGGAACACTTCAAGTTCGAGCGCGCGACTGACCAGCTCCCCGAGGAGACCGAGGAGATCCGACCCCACCCCCACGGGGTCGAGCTCGGGACCGTCATGAAGATGCTGACGTCGACGGATTCCCAGACCGTCTCCGGCTTCCTCCAGGAGGAGTTCACCCGCGTCGGGAAGAAGACCGCCGACTCGATCATCGACGAGTTCCGCGACCGCCACTACGGCCGCGAGATGCGCTGGCGGCCGCCCACCGAACATGAGGATGTTGACCTCGAGGCCGCGGTCTCCGAGGCCACCGCGAACAAGGGCGCCGACGCCACGGCCGCCTTCGCCGACGTCATCGCCGAGCGCGTCGACGAGACGGACCGGATCGCCCACCACGAACTGCTCGCGGTCGTCGATTCGGCCGCCGACGAGGTCGAGGCCGAGCACGGCACGACGTTCGGCGACACCGTCCGCGAAAACGCCGTCGAGGCCGTCTGGCTCGCGCTGATCGACGCTCGATCGGAGGCCGACGCGGCCGGCGAGACCGCCGACGAACCCGTCGAGTCCCGACTCGTCGCCGACTGTTACGAGCTCGCCGACGAGGCGACGAGCACCCGCAAGGACGACGAGGTGATCCGCGCCTTCGCCGACCGGCTCGCGGCGAAGTTCGACGACGAACTCGAGGGCGGCGAGGGCGAGGACGGTAACGTCCGCCACCGGCTCACCCGCAAGCGACTCCGCGCGCACGTCGACCGTGCCGCGGATCTCACCGAGGAGTACGACGACGTCTCCTTCGGCGACACCGCTCGCGAGAACATCACCGAGGCCGTCTGGGACGTGATGGCGACCGTCCCCGACGACCCGCCGCTGGTCCGCGAACTCGCTGGCGACCGGGACGCCGCCAGCGACCTCGTCGACGGGATGCGCGCGACCGATATCATGGCGCCGCCGACGCGGTGTCTCTCGCCGATCTCCGAGGAGCTGATCAGCGCCGGCCTCGAGAAGGAGTTCGACGCCGACTTCTACGCCTCCGCGACCCGCGACGCAGAGGTCCACGGCGGCGATCCGTTCATCGTCGAGGCCGGCATCGCCTACGGCGGCGACTTAGAGAGTGAAGGAAGTGTCAACGTCATGCGCTTTGCCAACCGCGTCCCGCTGGTCTATCAGCGCGGCGCGTGTGCGACGACCGACGTCGTCAAATCGATCGGCTGGCGCAACTACGGACTCGACCAGCCCGGCGGCTCCGGCCTGCCGAAGGGGCCGGCGGTGATCATGATCCACGTCGCGTCGACGAACGTCCCGTTCACCAGCGAGTCGAAGGACGCCGTCGCGAACGTCCCCGAGATCGAAGACGAGATCGAGCTCGCGATCCGCGAGGCAGCCCGAGAGCTCAAGAGCTATCTCAACAAGCGCCGCTCGATGCAACAGCGCCGGAAGAAACAGAATGTCCTCGGGACGATCCTCCCGGAGATGGCCGAGAAGGTCGCCGAGGTCACCGGCCGCGACGAACCCGACATCGGCGATGCCATCGCGCGCATCATGAACAACGTGCTCGTCGAGCGAAGCGTCAAGGAAAACGGCGACGGCCAGGCCGTCTCGGTCACCGTCGAGAACAACTCCAATACGAACGAGTCCCTGGAGATCACCGACATCGTCTCCGACGAGCCGACGAGCCTCCCCGACGACGCGACCGTCGTCGAGATGGACGGCGAGTGGTTCGTCAAGTGGGAACCCGAGGTCTCGAGCGACGACGAGGCCACCCTCGAGTACGAGGTGGCCGACGGCGCGGAGTGCAGTCTGGACGTAAAGGGTGTCGAAAGTGAGAAACTCACGGTGAAACAATGA
- a CDS encoding fumarylacetoacetate hydrolase family protein has translation MKFVRFRDPAGAVRRGEYEDGSVHFGNESYALEDDAIDVLPPCEPSKIVCIGRNYADHADEMGSDLPDRPLLFLKPPNAVAAHGDTVTAPAGKERIDYEAELGVVIGEQCRYVPVSDAMDVVEGYTCIDDVSNRDDQNEEQNWIRGKAFDGAAPMGPVLATPDEVPDDASVQSRVNGELRQDGSREQLIFPIPELIAEITTYMTLEPGDVIATGTPEGVGPLEDGDEVEIEVEGVGTLEHSIRRP, from the coding sequence GTGAAATTCGTTCGCTTCCGCGATCCGGCCGGCGCCGTGCGCCGCGGCGAGTACGAAGATGGCTCCGTTCACTTCGGAAACGAGAGCTACGCCCTCGAGGACGACGCGATCGACGTGCTGCCACCCTGCGAGCCGTCGAAGATCGTCTGCATCGGTCGCAACTACGCCGATCACGCCGACGAGATGGGGTCGGACTTGCCCGATCGGCCGCTGTTGTTCCTGAAGCCGCCGAACGCCGTCGCCGCCCACGGCGACACCGTCACCGCGCCCGCCGGCAAGGAGCGCATCGACTACGAGGCCGAACTCGGCGTCGTCATCGGCGAGCAGTGTCGCTACGTCCCCGTCTCGGACGCGATGGACGTCGTCGAGGGCTACACCTGCATCGACGACGTTTCGAACCGCGACGACCAGAACGAGGAACAGAACTGGATCCGCGGGAAGGCTTTCGACGGCGCCGCGCCGATGGGGCCGGTGCTCGCGACCCCCGACGAGGTGCCCGACGACGCCAGCGTGCAGTCCCGCGTCAACGGCGAACTCAGGCAGGACGGCTCCCGCGAGCAGCTCATCTTCCCCATCCCGGAGCTGATCGCCGAGATCACGACCTACATGACCTTAGAGCCCGGCGACGTCATCGCCACCGGAACGCCCGAGGGCGTCGGTCCGCTCGAGGACGGCGACGAGGTCGAGATCGAGGTCGAGGGCGTCGGAACGCTCGAGCACAGCATTCGGCGGCCCTGA
- a CDS encoding ATP-binding protein, translated as MTTSPNADTESNDGPCIRRQEVVADLGQQALEIDDLDELLHDAATVVAETLDTECASVFELLPGGEELRLRRGVGWADDLVGTATIPADSSSYAGEALRAAQPVVVEDLDGDDRFSGSDRLGERDVTSGLSVSIGPDERPWGILRTHATDRQSFSDRDAAFLRSVATVLASATENARAKRRFEAIFEDPNILVGLLEPDGTVLDINGTAMEYIDADLEDVTGEPIWETPWWGEGDQARSDVREWTRRAANGEYVEFETDLTRPSGERYTIDGVFRPVTDDDGDVVSIIVSDRDVTERKERERYLEDAKAQLEAATEAGAVGTWEWDVSEDEFVAGASFARTFGIDPEAARDGVPLELLLSSVHEDDRDRVERQIETAVENCDEYEAEYRVRNDDDELRWVVARGHVEADDDGNPETFPGALTDITDRKRAELEAEKQRKQLETLFQVLPVGAVVADADGSLLTANDTAREIWGDDVFDAGCVDEYTKYDAVWADSGEPVGPEDWTMTQVLRGEAVTEPNVYEIDAFDGECRVIMEHGMPVTDECGDVTRAVVTLTDITERRGVRRKLEESNERLEQFAYAASHDLQEPLRMVTSYLRLLENRYEDAFDEDGQEFLDYAVDGAERMSEMIDGLLAYSRIETRGDPLEPVDLETVLDDVIDDLQFQIDETDAALELDNLPTVEGDVSQLRQVFQNLLDNALTYHGDDPPRISVDAERQGEQWEISVRDEGIGIASEDQERVFTVFDRLHGQEEYDGTGIGLALCQRIVERHGGEIWIDSEPGEGTTFSFTLPAVE; from the coding sequence ATGACAACCTCCCCGAACGCGGATACCGAATCGAACGATGGTCCGTGCATCCGCCGCCAGGAGGTCGTCGCGGATCTCGGACAGCAGGCGCTCGAAATCGACGATCTCGACGAGTTACTGCACGACGCCGCCACCGTTGTCGCCGAGACCCTGGACACCGAGTGCGCGAGCGTCTTCGAGTTGCTCCCGGGCGGCGAGGAACTCCGCCTTCGACGCGGCGTCGGCTGGGCCGACGATCTGGTCGGAACCGCGACGATACCGGCCGACTCGAGTTCGTACGCGGGGGAGGCGCTTCGCGCCGCGCAACCGGTCGTCGTCGAGGATCTCGACGGTGACGACCGGTTCTCCGGCTCCGACAGGCTGGGCGAGCGGGACGTCACCAGCGGGCTCAGCGTCAGTATCGGCCCGGACGAGCGGCCGTGGGGAATCCTGCGAACGCACGCGACCGACCGGCAATCGTTTTCCGACCGCGACGCGGCGTTCCTCCGCAGCGTCGCTACCGTACTCGCATCCGCGACCGAGAACGCGCGGGCGAAACGACGGTTCGAAGCGATCTTCGAGGATCCGAACATCCTCGTCGGACTGCTCGAGCCCGACGGGACGGTCCTCGACATCAACGGGACAGCCATGGAGTACATCGATGCCGACCTCGAGGACGTGACCGGCGAGCCGATCTGGGAGACGCCATGGTGGGGCGAGGGCGATCAAGCCCGATCGGACGTCCGGGAGTGGACCCGTCGGGCGGCAAACGGCGAGTACGTCGAGTTCGAGACCGACCTCACCCGGCCGAGCGGCGAGCGGTACACGATCGACGGCGTCTTCAGACCCGTCACGGACGACGACGGCGACGTCGTCTCCATTATCGTCTCCGATCGCGACGTGACTGAACGCAAGGAGCGGGAGCGCTACCTCGAGGACGCGAAAGCACAACTCGAGGCCGCGACCGAAGCGGGTGCGGTCGGGACGTGGGAGTGGGACGTCTCCGAGGACGAATTCGTCGCCGGGGCGTCGTTCGCCCGCACGTTCGGCATCGATCCCGAAGCGGCGCGAGACGGCGTTCCGCTCGAATTGTTGCTGTCGTCAGTCCACGAGGACGACCGCGACCGCGTCGAACGGCAGATCGAGACTGCCGTCGAGAACTGCGACGAGTACGAGGCGGAGTACCGCGTCCGGAACGACGACGACGAGCTCCGGTGGGTGGTCGCCCGCGGCCACGTCGAGGCCGACGACGACGGGAACCCCGAGACGTTCCCCGGGGCGCTGACGGATATCACGGACCGAAAGCGGGCCGAACTCGAGGCCGAGAAGCAACGCAAGCAACTCGAGACGCTGTTTCAGGTTCTGCCCGTGGGTGCGGTCGTCGCCGACGCAGATGGCTCGCTGCTCACGGCCAACGACACCGCGCGGGAGATCTGGGGCGACGACGTCTTCGACGCGGGGTGCGTCGACGAGTACACGAAGTACGACGCGGTCTGGGCGGACTCGGGGGAGCCGGTCGGTCCCGAGGACTGGACGATGACCCAGGTGCTTCGGGGCGAGGCGGTGACGGAACCCAACGTCTACGAGATCGACGCGTTCGACGGCGAGTGTCGGGTCATCATGGAACACGGGATGCCCGTCACTGACGAGTGCGGCGACGTGACTCGCGCGGTCGTGACGCTGACCGATATCACGGAACGCCGGGGAGTCCGGCGCAAACTCGAGGAATCGAACGAGCGCCTCGAGCAGTTCGCCTACGCGGCCAGTCACGACCTGCAGGAACCGCTGCGGATGGTCACGAGCTACCTCCGACTGCTCGAGAACCGGTACGAAGACGCCTTCGACGAGGACGGACAGGAGTTCCTCGACTACGCCGTCGACGGGGCCGAACGGATGAGCGAGATGATCGACGGCCTGCTCGCGTACTCCCGGATCGAAACGCGGGGCGATCCACTCGAGCCGGTCGATCTCGAGACCGTCCTCGACGACGTGATCGACGACCTGCAGTTTCAGATCGACGAGACCGACGCGGCGCTCGAACTCGACAACCTCCCCACCGTCGAGGGCGACGTGAGCCAGTTGCGGCAGGTGTTCCAGAACCTGCTGGATAACGCACTCACGTACCACGGCGACGACCCGCCTCGAATCTCCGTCGACGCGGAACGGCAGGGCGAACAGTGGGAAATCTCGGTTCGCGACGAGGGGATCGGCATCGCCTCCGAGGATCAGGAGCGCGTGTTTACCGTCTTCGACCGACTGCACGGCCAGGAGGAGTACGATGGCACGGGCATCGGGCTCGCGCTCTGCCAGCGGATCGTCGAACGCCACGGCGGCGAGATCTGGATCGACTCTGAGCCCGGCGAGGGGACGACGTTCTCGTTTACGCTGCCGGCGGTCGAGTGA
- a CDS encoding MBL fold metallo-hydrolase translates to MTVRFGAVTVDWLGLATIRLEGRTGAVVYVDPGPEERDALAGEPRDGDLILVSHDHHYDPDSIQRVARDDAMVLVHESIDATEIDRVDEGPEDLSYDVERVRADESFVLGPLDLFTTPAYNDPAGPHVDENGAPYHPEGEGCGFGVTIDGVTAFWPGDTDALPVHEELSVDLFCPPIGGTFTMDRREAADLAARLEPDLVLPVHYDAFAAIETDADAFVVDVANRGVPVVLDEPGTN, encoded by the coding sequence ATGACCGTTCGATTCGGCGCGGTGACCGTCGACTGGCTCGGCCTCGCGACGATCCGCCTCGAGGGCCGGACCGGCGCCGTCGTCTACGTCGATCCGGGCCCGGAGGAGCGCGACGCGCTCGCGGGCGAGCCGCGGGACGGTGATCTGATTCTTGTCTCTCACGACCACCACTACGATCCGGACTCGATCCAACGGGTGGCCCGCGACGATGCCATGGTCCTCGTTCACGAGTCGATCGACGCCACAGAGATCGATCGGGTCGACGAGGGCCCCGAGGACCTCTCCTACGACGTCGAGCGCGTCCGCGCCGACGAGTCGTTCGTCCTCGGGCCGCTGGATCTGTTCACGACGCCCGCCTACAACGATCCCGCGGGACCGCACGTCGACGAGAACGGCGCGCCCTACCACCCCGAGGGCGAGGGCTGCGGCTTCGGCGTCACGATCGACGGCGTCACCGCGTTCTGGCCCGGCGACACCGACGCGCTGCCGGTCCACGAGGAGTTGTCCGTCGATCTCTTCTGTCCGCCGATTGGTGGGACGTTCACCATGGACCGCCGCGAGGCCGCCGACCTCGCCGCGCGACTCGAGCCGGATCTCGTCCTTCCGGTTCACTACGACGCGTTCGCGGCGATCGAGACCGACGCGGACGCGTTCGTGGTCGACGTCGCGAACCGCGGCGTGCCGGTCGTCCTCGACGAACCGGGAACGAACTGA
- a CDS encoding TOBE domain-containing protein, whose protein sequence is MTIEKEYTTKLAVDDVTIDRRDIEMLDAIDRYGSMHRAAEELGRSYARLQNRVVEIEEAVGPITERQRGGSGGGGTELTATARELRQQFDRHEAALDGVARVTESVFAGTVRDRTGELGTVETGIGPILALVPDDANEVQITVRSDAVVLTEPEEALEADSTSLRNQFRGTVDRLEPGESITRVTVDLEGDEGDPTLQALVTKASSERLGLAPGRQIAASFKATAARGIRIDPNSRA, encoded by the coding sequence ATGACGATCGAAAAGGAGTACACTACGAAACTCGCGGTCGACGACGTCACGATCGACCGGCGCGACATCGAGATGCTCGACGCCATCGATCGGTACGGATCGATGCACCGCGCCGCCGAAGAACTTGGCCGCTCCTACGCCCGCCTCCAGAACCGCGTCGTGGAGATCGAGGAGGCCGTCGGCCCGATCACCGAGCGCCAGCGCGGCGGCAGCGGCGGCGGCGGGACCGAACTGACCGCGACCGCCCGCGAGTTGCGCCAGCAGTTCGACCGCCACGAGGCCGCACTCGACGGCGTCGCTCGAGTGACGGAATCGGTCTTCGCGGGCACCGTCCGCGACCGAACCGGGGAGCTCGGAACCGTCGAGACGGGGATCGGCCCGATTCTGGCGCTCGTTCCCGACGACGCGAACGAGGTCCAGATTACCGTTCGATCGGACGCCGTCGTCCTGACCGAACCCGAGGAGGCCCTCGAAGCCGATAGCACCAGCCTGCGCAACCAGTTTCGGGGCACCGTCGATCGCCTCGAGCCGGGCGAGTCGATCACCAGGGTGACCGTCGATCTCGAGGGCGACGAGGGGGACCCGACGCTCCAGGCGCTGGTCACGAAGGCCAGTTCGGAGCGCCTCGGTCTGGCGCCCGGGCGCCAGATCGCCGCCTCGTTCAAGGCGACCGCCGCGCGAGGGATCCGCATCGATCCGAATTCGCGGGCGTAA
- a CDS encoding zinc ribbon domain-containing protein, translating into MNYCPNCGAATDRSTAGPRRRTATAATRSDRGGRNADIETETSDRDRLEHRITRASREGWRLEHDFGDRAVMVRRTFGNAKEHLAVALVTVWFTMGIGNALWGAYRYFGDAERLILRADRVEGSEVEQTRGDAAAGSGLHWRVVAGGCWLVAAIVAVIALEVAAAAATVVLVALAALFAMLGASALPSVRRRLESRHPIGANGRIRSVEERTVVAPDRPCAACADPVGRGLERIYRDECCALGVPLTISEGRNYYCRACANAEGTGAGERTATESAAAGEPDRDPESEHA; encoded by the coding sequence ATGAACTACTGTCCGAACTGTGGCGCCGCGACCGATCGATCGACCGCCGGACCGCGGAGGCGGACCGCCACCGCTGCGACCCGGAGCGATCGAGGGGGACGAAACGCTGATATCGAAACGGAGACGAGCGACCGCGACCGCCTCGAGCACCGGATCACGCGGGCCTCCCGAGAGGGGTGGCGACTCGAGCACGATTTCGGCGATCGCGCCGTCATGGTACGCCGGACGTTCGGAAACGCGAAGGAGCACCTCGCGGTCGCGCTGGTCACCGTCTGGTTCACGATGGGGATCGGCAACGCCCTCTGGGGCGCCTACCGGTACTTCGGCGACGCCGAGCGGCTGATCCTGCGAGCCGACCGCGTCGAGGGGAGCGAGGTCGAGCAGACCCGCGGCGATGCCGCGGCCGGCTCCGGGCTGCACTGGCGAGTGGTCGCCGGCGGCTGCTGGCTGGTCGCCGCGATCGTCGCGGTAATCGCTCTCGAGGTCGCGGCCGCGGCGGCGACCGTCGTGTTGGTCGCGCTCGCCGCCCTCTTCGCGATGCTGGGCGCGAGCGCCCTGCCGTCGGTTCGGCGCCGCCTCGAGAGTCGGCACCCGATCGGGGCGAACGGTCGGATCCGGTCGGTCGAGGAACGGACGGTCGTCGCCCCCGACCGCCCGTGTGCCGCCTGTGCGGACCCCGTCGGGCGCGGCCTCGAGCGCATCTATCGGGACGAGTGCTGTGCCCTCGGCGTTCCGCTGACGATCTCCGAGGGACGCAACTACTACTGCCGGGCGTGTGCGAACGCCGAGGGAACCGGTGCCGGCGAGCGGACCGCGACCGAGTCGGCCGCGGCCGGGGAGCCGGACCGCGATCCGGAATCAGAACACGCCTGA
- a CDS encoding DedA family protein, protein MVDVTEVALRFVQLYGPLALCLFTFLEASMLFPFLPSEAVVPAAAALLITDPVSFFVFVLAASAGGTVGAFVPFYVFRGSRVGEGDWIRNRITVSDDRIDEGREWFRRWGQSSVLWGRFLPVLRSVISIPAGFANMLPARFGVYTAVGTIAFYAAAGGVVYYGRQRSLFETAFDAATASPHLTVGGILALLGIGLLVKSRFRRSAFSE, encoded by the coding sequence ATGGTAGACGTAACGGAGGTGGCGCTCCGGTTCGTGCAATTATACGGCCCGCTCGCACTGTGCCTGTTTACCTTCCTCGAGGCGTCGATGCTGTTTCCGTTTCTCCCGAGCGAAGCCGTGGTTCCGGCGGCGGCTGCACTACTCATCACTGACCCCGTCTCGTTTTTCGTGTTCGTGCTCGCGGCCAGCGCCGGCGGGACGGTCGGAGCGTTCGTTCCGTTCTACGTGTTTCGCGGCTCTCGAGTCGGTGAGGGAGACTGGATCCGGAATCGAATCACCGTTTCAGACGACCGCATCGACGAGGGGCGAGAATGGTTCCGACGGTGGGGACAATCGTCGGTCCTCTGGGGACGGTTCCTGCCCGTGTTACGTTCCGTGATCTCTATTCCGGCGGGGTTCGCCAACATGCTTCCCGCGAGATTCGGCGTCTACACGGCGGTCGGGACGATCGCGTTTTACGCGGCCGCCGGAGGCGTCGTCTACTACGGGCGCCAACGGTCGCTCTTCGAAACGGCGTTCGACGCCGCCACCGCCAGCCCGCACCTCACCGTCGGAGGGATACTCGCACTCCTCGGAATCGGACTGCTCGTGAAGAGCCGATTCCGCCGTTCGGCCTTCTCAGAGTGA
- a CDS encoding DNA topoisomerase IV subunit A translates to MSADNDQQAQEQLIDLAAQFYDQFELGEIPHMSVPTRTKNNIEYDEESDVWVYGDRESTRSANSVSGARKLLKATYTIDFLVEQLEQDRSSTLRELYYLSESWDNDEAQFTSQDESNSMVEDLEIVSGVTREDFHMRPEESGAKVMGPLYIREQTKRGDRDIHCQLDVGQGGYQIPNNPDMIEFLDNDADFVLCVETGGMRDRLVENGFDEEYDAIVVHLGGQPARATRRLTKRFHDELGLPVVVFTDGDPWSYRIYGSVAYGSIKSAHLSEYLATPEAKFIGIQPADIVEYDLPTDPLSDSDINALESELEDPRFQTDYWEEQIELQLDIEKKSEQQSLASHGLDFVTDTYLPERLDDMGVL, encoded by the coding sequence ATGAGCGCAGACAACGACCAGCAAGCCCAAGAGCAGTTGATCGATCTCGCCGCGCAGTTCTACGACCAGTTCGAACTGGGCGAGATCCCCCACATGTCCGTGCCGACGCGGACGAAGAACAACATCGAGTACGACGAGGAGAGCGACGTCTGGGTATACGGCGACCGGGAATCGACCCGCTCGGCGAACTCGGTAAGCGGCGCTCGAAAGCTGCTGAAAGCGACGTATACGATCGACTTCCTCGTAGAGCAACTCGAGCAGGATCGCTCGTCGACCCTGCGTGAACTCTACTACCTCTCGGAGAGCTGGGACAACGACGAGGCCCAGTTCACGAGCCAGGACGAGTCCAACAGCATGGTCGAGGATCTGGAGATCGTCTCCGGAGTCACCCGCGAGGACTTCCACATGCGCCCCGAGGAGTCGGGCGCGAAGGTGATGGGGCCGCTCTACATCCGCGAGCAGACCAAGCGCGGCGACCGCGACATCCACTGCCAGCTCGACGTGGGGCAAGGCGGGTACCAGATCCCGAACAACCCGGACATGATCGAGTTCCTCGACAACGACGCCGATTTCGTCCTCTGCGTAGAGACCGGCGGCATGCGCGATCGACTCGTCGAGAACGGCTTCGACGAGGAGTACGACGCGATCGTCGTCCACCTCGGCGGACAGCCCGCGCGGGCCACGCGCCGACTGACGAAGCGCTTCCACGACGAGCTCGGGCTCCCCGTGGTGGTCTTCACTGACGGTGACCCGTGGTCGTACCGCATCTACGGCTCCGTCGCCTACGGGTCGATCAAGTCGGCCCACCTCTCGGAGTACCTCGCGACGCCCGAAGCGAAGTTTATCGGCATCCAGCCGGCCGACATCGTCGAGTACGACCTGCCAACCGACCCGCTCTCGGACTCGGACATCAACGCCTTAGAGAGCGAGCTCGAGGACCCGCGCTTCCAGACCGACTACTGGGAGGAACAGATCGAACTCCAACTCGACATCGAGAAGAAGTCCGAACAGCAGTCGCTGGCGTCCCACGGGCTCGACTTCGTGACGGACACGTATCTGCCCGAACGGCTCGACGATATGGGCGTCCTCTAG
- a CDS encoding DUF7344 domain-containing protein, protein MKYVETIGTGMATSPSNDWEWAERWNQLFDILSVEPRREIINSLLDEPQERRISLPEAAESPNQSMDSETLAIHLRHHHLPKLAEAGYVRWDRERFCVQRGPNFAEPAFIVENVFESIDEIPKSLVDNCKIIQKSSNDDAN, encoded by the coding sequence ATGAAGTACGTAGAGACAATAGGCACGGGTATGGCTACTAGTCCGTCTAACGATTGGGAATGGGCTGAGAGATGGAATCAGTTATTCGACATTCTTTCCGTCGAGCCGCGGCGAGAGATCATTAATTCGTTGCTGGATGAACCACAAGAGCGCCGGATCTCGCTGCCTGAAGCTGCAGAATCCCCCAATCAATCGATGGACTCCGAGACGTTAGCAATTCACTTGCGCCATCACCACCTCCCGAAGCTCGCCGAAGCGGGGTACGTTCGCTGGGATCGCGAACGGTTCTGTGTCCAGCGCGGCCCTAATTTCGCGGAACCGGCATTTATCGTTGAGAACGTGTTCGAGTCGATAGACGAGATCCCCAAGTCCTTGGTTGACAACTGTAAGATTATACAGAAGAGCAGTAACGATGACGCAAACTGA
- a CDS encoding HalOD1 output domain-containing protein translates to MTQTDVVTSVVKAVAAQDGVEPAELDLLYEYIDPEILENLCDQEKGDWNFTFQYSDHQVTLTHEGQIFVDGILHTTSMSTAGE, encoded by the coding sequence ATGACGCAAACTGACGTCGTCACCAGCGTTGTCAAAGCGGTAGCTGCCCAGGATGGGGTAGAACCAGCGGAACTCGATTTGCTGTACGAGTACATCGATCCCGAAATATTAGAGAACCTATGTGATCAAGAAAAGGGTGACTGGAACTTTACGTTCCAATATTCTGATCATCAAGTCACTTTGACCCACGAGGGACAGATCTTCGTTGATGGTATCCTGCATACGACGAGTATGTCGACGGCGGGTGAATGA